CCCGTTCCCCCTGCGGTTTTTAGGACACCAGCTAGGCTAGTTTTAGCTATCACCTTCTACAATTCTCAATTGTGGAATCTAGTCAGATTTTGATGTTTATAGAGTATAAAACCGTAATTCTTCCTTATCTAGCCCCATTTGCAACTCATATTTTCCTTCTTGATTTGGAGCAATATAGCCCAAAAGAACCAAGCTATCTACAAAAATATCTCGTCGTTTCTGAGGAACTTGATCTTTTTTGACAAATTTCAACAGAAAAGTCGTCATATACTTGAGAGCATATTCTGGATTGACATCTCCCAATACTGCATAAAGTGGCTCTTGCTCTGGAGATAGAGGATAGCCATGGTTGAGCTTATAAAAATAGTTGGACAAGGTCAGACTGTCACGAAAGATTGTTGTTGGCTCCTCAATGATGACCTCATTCGTCTGATTTCGGATTTCTGTTTGAAAAACCATTTTTTCAAGTTTAGGATAGAGCGGACTGTCGCTACGAATAAACAGCTCTTGATCCAACTGAACCTCGTCAAGACTTTCTAAAAAAGGAAGAGTTAAACAATAACGCTTATTCTCTCGCTTGATCAAACCCTTTGTGATATACTGTTCTAACAAACGATCCAGGTGGGGAACATCCGCAAATTCCCGCTTGATATCTCGTAAAATCACATCCTCATGTTGGTCTAAATAAGCTAATATATTACTAAAAAACGAATGTTTAGTCACGCGACTTGGATTGATAATCTCAATCATGTTCCCTCCTTGATAGATAGGAACAGGCTGGAAAACCTCCAAGCCTGTTTTGTCATATTCTCATTTTATGGCACAGCAAATATTGCTAACGATGTTACTGTCATCAGTCCACTGGCAAATAGATGTCATGGGCACTCACTCTAGAACAGGTTCTCAAAATGAAGCCCTAAACCACTTCGCCAAACTTTGCTGAAGCTCACTTTACCTACAGACTGAAATACATTGAAACCAGGGGGTGCTAGCCTCATTTTGCATTCTAGTCTTCCAGGCTTGTCGTCCGTTTAAGCTCCAAAGCTTTCTGTCAACTGAGGCACCACTTGTTTTTTACGAGAAACAGCTCCTGCCAGGAAGGCATGGTTGTTTTCAAGTGTGAAGTTAAAGGCTGCTTCGACCTTATCCATGTTGCGACCAAGAGCCAGAATTTCAGAGTTTGAGTTGACAATATCCGTAATCATCAAGACAAAGTCTGAATAGCCATTTTCCTTACTTGCAGCTTCAATGGCTGCTTCGATTT
The window above is part of the Streptococcus himalayensis genome. Proteins encoded here:
- a CDS encoding DUF1803 domain-containing protein; amino-acid sequence: MIEIINPSRVTKHSFFSNILAYLDQHEDVILRDIKREFADVPHLDRLLEQYITKGLIKRENKRYCLTLPFLESLDEVQLDQELFIRSDSPLYPKLEKMVFQTEIRNQTNEVIIEEPTTIFRDSLTLSNYFYKLNHGYPLSPEQEPLYAVLGDVNPEYALKYMTTFLLKFVKKDQVPQKRRDIFVDSLVLLGYIAPNQEGKYELQMGLDKEELRFYTL